A region of Oncorhynchus masou masou isolate Uvic2021 chromosome 29, UVic_Omas_1.1, whole genome shotgun sequence DNA encodes the following proteins:
- the LOC135520957 gene encoding cytochrome P450 2F3-like isoform X2 has product MEMCSSVVLGGLVLLLLLWLFRLRRQRHVHLPPGPCALPLLGNLHQIDKQAPFKTLTKWGGVYGPVMTVYLGPQRAVVLVGYGAVKEALVDQAEDFTGRAPIPFLVLVTRGYGLAISNGERWRQLRRFTLTTLRDFGMGRKRMEEWVQEESQHLIDSLGATKAVPFDPHPFLSRTVSNVICSLVFGQRFGYDDDNFLHLLNILSAVLRFGSSPCGQLYNIFPWLMEQLPGRQQVVFRQMDELRGFVMKKIHEHQETIDPGNPRDFTDCFLTRLNQEKDVSSSEFHYENLVSTVLDLFLAGTETTSTTLRYAFMLLLKYPDIQEHVQQEIDTVIGRQRVPQMEDRKSLPFTEAVIHEMQRFLDIAPLNLPHYATKNISFRGYTIPQGTVILPMLHSVLRDQDHWATPTTFNPNHFLDQNGNFQKNPAFLVFSAGKRACVGESLARMEIFLFLVSLLQHFSFSCPGGPDSIDLSPEFSSFTNVPRHYQLIATPR; this is encoded by the coding sequence ATGGAGATGTGTAGTAGCGTGGTGTTGGGAGGCCTGGTGTTGTTGCTTCTACTGTGGTTGTTCAggctgaggagacagagacatgtccaTCTACCCCCAGGACCCTGTGCCCTGCCGCTGCTAGGCAACCTGCATCAGATTGACAAACAGGCCCCCTTCAAGACACTCACCAAGTGGGGTGGTGTGTATGGGccagtgatgacagtgtatctTGGGCCCCAGCGAGCCGTGGTGCTGGTGGGGTACGGGGCAGTCAAAGAGGCTCTGGTGGACCAGGCTGAGGATTTCACAGGACGAGCTCCTATCCCCTTCCTGGTCCTTGTTACCAGGGGATACGGCCTGGCCATCAGTAATGGGGAGCGTTGGCGCCAGCTGCGTCGTTTCACCCTGACCACGCTGAGAGACTTTGGGATGGGTCGTAAGAGGATGGAGGAGTGGGTACAGGAGGAGAGCCAACACCTCATAGACAGTCTAGGCGCCACTAAAGCCGTGCCCTTTGATCCTCATCCATTCCTGAGTCGCACCGTGTCCAACGTCATCTGCTCCCTGGTGTTCGGCCAGCGCTTCGGCTATGACGATGACAACTTTCTGCACTTGCTCAACATCCTCTCAGCTGTACTGCGCTTTGGAAGCAGCCCCTGTGGACAGCTGTACAACATCTTCCCCTGGCTGATGGAACAACTGCCTGGTCGGCAGCAAGTCGTTTTTCGCCAGATGGACGAGTTGAGAGGCTTTGTGATGAAAAAGATCCACGAGCACCAGGAGACCATTGACCCAGGCAACCCTAGAGACTTCACAGACTGCTTCCTCACCAGACTCAACCAGGAGAAGGATGTGTCCTCCTCTGAGTTCCATTACGAGAACCTGGTGTCCACAGTGTTGGACCTCTTCCTTGCAGGAACAGAGACCACCAGCACCACTCTCAGATATGCCTTCATGCTGCTCCTCAAATACCCCGACATTCAGGAGCACGTTCAGCAGGAGATCGACACAGTGATTGGCCGACAGCGCGTCCCTCAGATGGAGGACAGGAAGTCCCTCCCCTTCACAGAAGCCGTCATCCACGAGATGCAGCGCTTCCTGGACATCGCCCCATTGAACCTCCCGCACTATGCCACCAAGAATATCTCATTCAGAGGGTACACTATCCCTCAGGGCACCGTGATCCTTCCAATGCTGCACTCTGTTCTGAGAGACCAGGACCACTGGGCCACGCCCACAACCTTCAATCCCAATCACTTCCTTGATCAGAACGGAAACTTCCAAAAGAACCCCGCCTTCTTGGTTTTCTCTGCAGGTAAGCGTGCCTGTGTGGGAGAGTCTCTGGCTCGTATGGAGATCTTTCTGTTCCTGGTGTCTCTGCTGCAAcatttctccttctcctgccCTGGAGGACCTGACAGCATTGACCTCAGCCCAGAGTTCAGCAGTTTCACTAACGTGCCGCGTCACTACCAGCTCATCGCTACACCCCGCTGA
- the LOC135520957 gene encoding cytochrome P450 2F3-like isoform X1 yields the protein MVSFRAAGYFPSKDFQAGTMEMCSSVVLGGLVLLLLLWLFRLRRQRHVHLPPGPCALPLLGNLHQIDKQAPFKTLTKWGGVYGPVMTVYLGPQRAVVLVGYGAVKEALVDQAEDFTGRAPIPFLVLVTRGYGLAISNGERWRQLRRFTLTTLRDFGMGRKRMEEWVQEESQHLIDSLGATKAVPFDPHPFLSRTVSNVICSLVFGQRFGYDDDNFLHLLNILSAVLRFGSSPCGQLYNIFPWLMEQLPGRQQVVFRQMDELRGFVMKKIHEHQETIDPGNPRDFTDCFLTRLNQEKDVSSSEFHYENLVSTVLDLFLAGTETTSTTLRYAFMLLLKYPDIQEHVQQEIDTVIGRQRVPQMEDRKSLPFTEAVIHEMQRFLDIAPLNLPHYATKNISFRGYTIPQGTVILPMLHSVLRDQDHWATPTTFNPNHFLDQNGNFQKNPAFLVFSAGKRACVGESLARMEIFLFLVSLLQHFSFSCPGGPDSIDLSPEFSSFTNVPRHYQLIATPR from the exons ATGGTATCCTTCCGTGCCGCAGGATACTTTCCGAGTAAGGATTTTCAG GCTGGAACAATGGAGATGTGTAGTAGCGTGGTGTTGGGAGGCCTGGTGTTGTTGCTTCTACTGTGGTTGTTCAggctgaggagacagagacatgtccaTCTACCCCCAGGACCCTGTGCCCTGCCGCTGCTAGGCAACCTGCATCAGATTGACAAACAGGCCCCCTTCAAGACACTCACCAAGTGGGGTGGTGTGTATGGGccagtgatgacagtgtatctTGGGCCCCAGCGAGCCGTGGTGCTGGTGGGGTACGGGGCAGTCAAAGAGGCTCTGGTGGACCAGGCTGAGGATTTCACAGGACGAGCTCCTATCCCCTTCCTGGTCCTTGTTACCAGGGGATACGGCCTGGCCATCAGTAATGGGGAGCGTTGGCGCCAGCTGCGTCGTTTCACCCTGACCACGCTGAGAGACTTTGGGATGGGTCGTAAGAGGATGGAGGAGTGGGTACAGGAGGAGAGCCAACACCTCATAGACAGTCTAGGCGCCACTAAAGCCGTGCCCTTTGATCCTCATCCATTCCTGAGTCGCACCGTGTCCAACGTCATCTGCTCCCTGGTGTTCGGCCAGCGCTTCGGCTATGACGATGACAACTTTCTGCACTTGCTCAACATCCTCTCAGCTGTACTGCGCTTTGGAAGCAGCCCCTGTGGACAGCTGTACAACATCTTCCCCTGGCTGATGGAACAACTGCCTGGTCGGCAGCAAGTCGTTTTTCGCCAGATGGACGAGTTGAGAGGCTTTGTGATGAAAAAGATCCACGAGCACCAGGAGACCATTGACCCAGGCAACCCTAGAGACTTCACAGACTGCTTCCTCACCAGACTCAACCAGGAGAAGGATGTGTCCTCCTCTGAGTTCCATTACGAGAACCTGGTGTCCACAGTGTTGGACCTCTTCCTTGCAGGAACAGAGACCACCAGCACCACTCTCAGATATGCCTTCATGCTGCTCCTCAAATACCCCGACATTCAGGAGCACGTTCAGCAGGAGATCGACACAGTGATTGGCCGACAGCGCGTCCCTCAGATGGAGGACAGGAAGTCCCTCCCCTTCACAGAAGCCGTCATCCACGAGATGCAGCGCTTCCTGGACATCGCCCCATTGAACCTCCCGCACTATGCCACCAAGAATATCTCATTCAGAGGGTACACTATCCCTCAGGGCACCGTGATCCTTCCAATGCTGCACTCTGTTCTGAGAGACCAGGACCACTGGGCCACGCCCACAACCTTCAATCCCAATCACTTCCTTGATCAGAACGGAAACTTCCAAAAGAACCCCGCCTTCTTGGTTTTCTCTGCAGGTAAGCGTGCCTGTGTGGGAGAGTCTCTGGCTCGTATGGAGATCTTTCTGTTCCTGGTGTCTCTGCTGCAAcatttctccttctcctgccCTGGAGGACCTGACAGCATTGACCTCAGCCCAGAGTTCAGCAGTTTCACTAACGTGCCGCGTCACTACCAGCTCATCGCTACACCCCGCTGA